The following coding sequences are from one Ornithodoros turicata isolate Travis chromosome 1, ASM3712646v1, whole genome shotgun sequence window:
- the LOC135390654 gene encoding uncharacterized protein LOC135390654: MDRLKRKRSTIRAAVTKITEDIVQLTQQPSTTNVKGELQQKLDLLTVKESALEQLNVSIEELTTDEAYDEELTGSQAYEDKICTTRSIAKHALDSPPTDARSSSNLRSQNSTNVKLPKLEISKFDGDLRNWESFWDQFDSTIHSNESLSKVDKFKYLKSYLTGKAMTVIKGLSLSEENYSTAIELLKDRFVASLT; encoded by the coding sequence ATGGACCGACTCAAACGAAAACGTTCCACCATCCGTGCAGCAGTGACAAAGATAACGGAAGACATCGTGCAACTTACTCAGCAGCCAAGCACAACGAATGTTAAAGGTGAGCTGCAACAGAAACTCGACCTCCTCACTGTTAAAGAGAGTGCCTTAGAACAGCTAAACGTCTCAATCGAAGAATTAACGACCGACGAGGCCTATGACGAGGAACTGACTGGATCGCAGGCTTATGAAGACAAAATTTGCACCACAAGGTCGATAGCCAAGCATGCCCTAGATAGTCCCCCCACTGACGCAAGGAGCTCCAGTAATTTGAGAAGTCAAAATTCCACAAATGTGAAACTTCCGAAACTGGAAATCTCAAAATTCGACGGGGATCTCAGAAACTGGGAAAGCTTTTGGGACCAGTTCGACTCTACCATCCACTCAAACGAATCGCTCTCCAAGGTGGACAAGTTCAAATATCTGAAAAGCTACTTGACAGGAAAGGCAATGACAGTTATCAAAGGACTTTCGCTTTCCGAAGAAAACTACTCGACCGCCATTGAACTTCTGAAGGACCGATTCGTAGCAAGCCTCACATAA
- the LOC135390662 gene encoding uncharacterized protein LOC135390662, giving the protein MCDPTWKRGAGSEVATTATETQIMKPTVVATLRDSSPTYAANSTVLLQTFRAYAESERDRRLTRILMDGGSQRTFIKKSLSEMLKCQTLGEEELTVHTFGSTSTIQRRCRRVQVWLRSQFDRNEIAVEALEMPEICTDVMRVPNNDLIAKMERDGLCVGDVPMTNIDCDHGIGILIGADCYWRVVTGETKYLSESLVAINTIFGWTFQGPVPTSTVTTCTNVCVMRTVVDQNEADISNELRRFWELEHMGIQTKDTVCDKVKDTIVREFEAKIKQNEDGRYEVHIPWKTTDPCLPTNKRTAEERLNSLTKRLLKNQHVMMEYDTTIRQYLNDGHAEKVDIKANADGPVFYLPHRAVFRPDKASTKVRIVFDASSSASDCPSLNDCLEVGPNLNPDLLATILRFRKHSVAVTADIEKAFLQISLNPNDRDAFRFMWYTFMTESGRPLSEIEVWRMTRVPFGAASSPFLLAATLRYHFNLMSSTYPETCRKLTDGFYVDDL; this is encoded by the coding sequence ATGTGCGACCCAACATGGAAACGTGGCGCCGGATCCGAAGTCGCCACAACAGCTACTGAAACTCAGATAATGAAGCCAACGGTAGTTGCCACGTTGAGAGATTCCAGCCCGACGTACGCTGCAAACAGCACAGTGCTCCTTCAGACTTTTCGTGCATATGCAGAAAGTGAAAGAGATCGAAGGCTCACACGCATTCTGATGGATGGAGGCAGCCAACGCACATTTATTAAGAAGTCATTGTCGGAGATGCTTAAATGCCAAACCTTAGGAGAAGAAGAGTTAACAGTCCACACCTTTGGCTCTACATCAACTATCCAGAGAAGATGCCGCAGGGTGCAAGTATGGTTGCGTAGCCAGTTTGACCGTAACGAAATCGCAGTCGAGGCGCTCGAGATGCCAGAAATTTGCACTGATGTCATGCGAGTGCCGAACAACGACCTCATAGCCAAAATGGAACGGGACGGTCTCTGCGTAGGTGACGTTCCGATGACTAACATCGACTGCGACCATGGAATCGGAATCCTCATCGGAGCAGACTGCTATTGGAGGGTCGTCACCGGAGAGACAAAGTATTTGAGCGAATCATTGGTGGCTATCAATACAATCTTTGGTTGGACTTTTCAAGGACCGGTACCAACAAGTACAGTAACAACTTGCACTAATGTCTGCGTCATGAGAACGGTAGTTGACCAAAACGAGGCAGACATATCGAACGAACTGAGACGATTTTGGGAACTAGAGCATATGGGTATACAAACAAAGGATACGGTTTGCGACAAGGTAAAGGACACTATCGTGCGAGAGTTCGAAGCAAAGATAAAGCAAAATGAAGACGGAAGGTACGAGGTACACATACCGTGGAAAACCACTGATCCCTGTTTGCCAACAAACAAGCGAACTGCAGAGGAAAGACTGAACTCGTTAACGAAAAGGCTTTTGAAGAACCAGCACGTCATGATGGAGTACGACACCACTATTCGGCAATATTTGAATGACGGACACGCCGAGAAAGTTGATATCAAAGCAAACGCCGACGGACCAGTCTTCTACCTGCCTCATCGGGCTGTATTTAGACCTGACAAAGCAAGTACTAAAGTGCGCATCGTGTTTGACGCTTCGTCCAGTGCTTCGGACTGCCCTTCGTTGAATGACTGCCTGGAAGTTGGACCAAACCTGAATCCTGATCTCCTGGCGACAATTCTAAGATTCCGTAAGCACAGTGTTGCCGTTACAGCCGACATTGAGAAAGCATTCTTGCAAATTTCTCTTAATCCGAACGACAGAGACGCTTTCAGATTCATGTGGTACACTTTCATGacggagagcggaagaccactgTCCGAGATTGAGGTGTGGAGAATGACGAGGGTGCCCTTTGGTGCCGCCTCCAGCCCGTTCCTTCTTGCAGCAACACTTCGTTATCATTTCAACTTAATGTCTAGCACGTACCCCGAAACCTGCAGGAAACTAACGGACGGCTTCTATGTGGATGACTTGTGA
- the LOC135390670 gene encoding uncharacterized protein LOC135390670 gives MHLRKWATNDSELQVSFRTKNKDNSQMKKVLGIVWNTTNDVLSPPMDSLDQFLTKKRDTKRCLLQVSARIYDPLGILSPYTVKAKILSQRAWELGIGWDDELPEHIGKEWQQWCKGIPFLPKITVPRAITDDDSVVSRSIHCFCDASQQAYGAVLHLRTVYEDGSINVVIVAAKSRVAPLKRVSLPRLELLGALVGARLTNYVTATLNYEGLTVRYWTDSTVVLHWVKGSASRWKPFVANRVTDIQSICNPSDWHHCPGESNPADLLTRGVLPDMLMKDDFWWKGPEWLNNEEAFWPKFEVDTLELPETTSREERKNATAMMATDVDVSTPLLTLENHSSLLTVLRITAWIKRFIHNCRQKDARISGPLNAAEIQSSLRQWIRQVQRESFPGELEILSSGKNTVGETSPLRTLSPYVDEDQIMRLRGRLQQRDAETAVKHPIILPKDHDFTSKLIMQEHLRLLHGGVRDTLVQLQVEAMVNSRPISFVYSDSNEPGPLSPAHFLVGKRITRLPDQATVTSGPGQLQLSKMLRYREALLRRLWKRWVHEYLLELRTAHERALRPQRHRK, from the exons ATGCATCTAAGAAAGTGGGCGACGAACGACAGTGAGCTACAGGTATCGTTCAGGactaaaaacaaagacaacagTCAGATGAAAAAGGTCTTGGGCATTGTTTGGAACACGACAAATGACGTCTTGTCACCTCCAATGGACTCATTGGACCAGTTCCTGACAAAGAAAAGAGACACGAAGAGATGTTTACTTCAAGTTAGTGCACGAATATACGACCCCCTCGGCATTCTCTCGCCCTACACAGTCAAGGCAAAAATACTGAGTCAACGAGCGTGGGAATTGGGCATCGGATGGGACGACGAGCTACCCGAACACATCGGTAAAGAGTGGCAACAGTGGTGCAAGGGAATTCCATTTCTACCAAAGATCACTGTGCCAAGGGCAATCACAGACGATGACTCAGTTGTGTCCCGAAGTATTCATTGCTTCTGCGATGCGAGCCAGCAAGCGTACGGTGCAGTGCTGCATCTGCGCACAGTGTACGAAGATGGAAGCATAAATGTCGTTATCGTGGCTGCTAAATCGAGGGTAGCCCCACTAAAGCGAGTTTCACTCCCAAGACTTGAACTTTTGGGTGCTCTTGTGGGTGCTAGGCTTACTAACTACGTGACAGCAACTTTGAACTACGAGGGCCTCACCGTGCGGTATTGGACCGATTCGACCGTGGTTCTTCACTGGGTAAAAGGAAGCGCTAGTAGATGGAAACCCTTTGTTGCCAACCGCGTCACCGACATTCAAAGTATATGCAACCCTTCAGACTGGCATCACTGTCCAGGTGAATCTAATCCAGCTGATCTGCTGACAAGAGGAGTGCTGCCCGACATGCTCATGAAAGATGACTTCTGGTGGAAGGGACCTGAGTGGCTCAACAATGAAGAGGCCTTCTGGCCGAAATTCGAAGTTGACACCTTGGAGCTTCCTGAAACAACATCGcgagaggaaagaaaaaacgCAACAGCGATGATGGCGACGGATGTCGATGTTAGCACGCCACTCCTCACTCTTGAGAACCACAGTTCTCTTCTGACTGTGCTTCGAATCACCGCGTGGATCAAGCGTTTTATTCACAACTGTCGACAGAAAGATGCTAGGATCTCTGGCCCGCTCAATGCGGCCGAAATCCAAAGTTCGCTGAGACAATGGATCCGCCAGGTGCAGAGGGAAAGCTTTCCAGGAGAACTGGAGATACTATCATCCGGCAAAAACACTGTCGGCGAAACGTCTCCACTACGAACCCTGTCGCCCTACGTGGACGAGGATCAAATAATGCGCTTGCGAGGAAGGCTGCAACAGCGCGATGCAGAGACAGCAGTTAAGCATCCCATAATTCTTCCCAAGGATCACGACTTCACTTCGAAACTCATCATGCAAGAGCATTTGCGACTTCTGCATGGAGGTGTTAGAGACACCTTAGTGCAGCTCC AGGTAGAAGCCATGGTGAACTCTAGGCCCATCTCCTTCGTCTACTCGGACAGCAACGAACCCGGTCCCTTGTCACCGGCACACTTCCTAGTCGGTAAGCGTATAACCCGACTGCCTGACCAGGCTACTGTTACCTCGGGGCCCGGCCAGCTGCAGCTATCGAAGATGCTGCGTTACCGAGAGGCTCTCCTGCGGCGCCTGTGGAAGCGGTGGGTACACGAGTACCTCCTGGAACTGCGTACCGCACATGAGCGCGCACTGCGACCTCAACGGCACCGCAAGTAA